A region of Solanum dulcamara chromosome 7, daSolDulc1.2, whole genome shotgun sequence DNA encodes the following proteins:
- the LOC129895554 gene encoding probable methyltransferase At1g27930 — translation MPPSEIVFPLLLFSPKTRLKKTLLHKYYIAMKFTKRNIIPLLVFVLSFASILRLIKISVITSYSSPIFSALSLVEHRHNLLMEKEINFLYDLVSRKSPCNILVFGLETQYSSQISTINRGGITVFLEDNPAKIKANNSTSNTNSTRIQRVEYQTVARDAYKILKHARQNQKHCYISASDRAKHDLHSNSSRKCKLMSLVTKVPKEVYKVKWDLVIVDGPDGDNQESPGRMAAIYIAGVLARSSKNKNGTHVLVHDVDRMIEKWFSWEFLCDTNLVSSKGKFWDFNILAKPNATTFCPT, via the coding sequence ATGCCCCCTTCTGAAATTGTTTTCCCTCTGCTTCTTTTCTCACCAAAAACTCGTCTAAAAAAGACCCTTTTACACAAATACTACATAGCTATGAAATTTACAAAAAGAAACATCATCCCACTTCTTGTTTTTGTCTTATCATTTGCTTCCATACTCAGACTTATCAAGATTTCTGTAATTACTTCCTATTCCTCTCCTATTTTCTCTGCCTTGTCTCTAGTTGAACACCGCCACAATCTCCTAATGGAGAAAGAAATCAACTTTCTCTATGATCTTGTATCGCGAAAATCCCCCTGCAATATTCTTGTTTTCGGGCTTGAAACACAATACTCTTCTCAAATCTCAACCATCAATAGGGGTGGAATAACTGTCTTTCTTGAGGACAACCCCGCGAAGATCAAGGCTAATAATTCCACGAGTAATACTAATAGTACTCGAATTCAGAGAGTCGAGTATCAAACAGTTGCTAGAGATGCATATAAGATTTTAAAACATGCTAGACAAAACCAAAAACACTGCTACATATCAGCTAGTGATAGAGCCAAACATGATCTGCATAGTAATTCATCAAGAAAGTGCAAATTGATGTCACTTGTCACAAAAGTTCCTAAGGAAGTGTATAAAGTGAAGTGGGATTTGGTGATTGTAGATGGACCAGATGGAGATAACCAAGAATCACCAGGAAGAATGGCTGCAATTTATATTGCTGGTGTACTAGCAAGAAGCAGCAAGAACAAGAATGGGACTCATGTATTGGTACATGATGTTGATAGAATGATTGAGAAGTGGTTTTCTTGGGAATTCTTATGTGACACTAATTTGGTTTCTTCTAAAGGGAAATTCTGGGATTTTAACATACTAGCAAAACCAAATGCCACTACATTTTGTCCTACATAA